CTAAATTAAAACAGTACAAATTACAGCAAAAGAAATTGAAATTCAAATTAGCTAATTTATATGAAGATAATAACCTCGTGTTCTGTAATGAGTTTGGCAAGCATTTGGATAGCAGCAATGTTCGTAAAAAGTTAAAGAAAATACTTGAAAGCATTGGCCTTCCAGATAGGAGATTTCACGATTTAAGACATACCTTTGCCACTAGATTATTTGAATTAGGTGAAAATCCTAAAACAGTACAGGAGTTACTCGGACATGGTAATATTTCCATAACTTTAGATACATATACTCATGTATTAGCTGATATGAAAGTAAAGGCAGTATCAAAATTGAATGATTTATATTCAAGTATGAGGGAAAAATAACCCTCTATTTTTTTATTTTATAAAAATCTATAAGGGGTAAAAAAAGGGGTAAAATTTAATTTAAAGACAAAATAATAACCGTTGAAACTTAGTGTTTCCAACGGTTTCTGGTGCATCAGAGAGGACTTGAACCCCCGGCACGCTGGAACGACCACATACAAAAAATAACTTCAGATAATTTTGCATATCTGTTGATAGTACTTAATTTAATGTATTTATTTGACTATAAAATATAATAAATATTGATATGTATATATAACTAATGTGTTAAAAATGTGTTAAACAAATAAGTCATTTAATGTCTCCACAGTATCCATTTTTTGCTTAGGCATAACGTGAGTATATATATCAGCTGTTATAGAACTACGACTATGGCCAAGAAGTCTTTGAACAGTTTCTAATCTATTATTACGCTCAAATAGTTTAGTTGCGTATGTATGTCTCAAACAGTGAAAATTACGATAAGGAATATTAGCCTTTTTTAAAGCACGTGAATAAGCTCTAATCAAATTTCTTGAATCTATAGTGCCTCCTGTTGATGTTGCAAAAACATAATTGTTATCAATATATGAGTCGCCAGCAAGTAATTTTTCTTCTTTCTGTTGTATTTTATGCCTTTTTAATGCAGGGATTAATTTTGAAGGTATTGGAACAGTTCTTATGCTACTTTGTGATTTAGGAGTTTGCTCTATAGTTTTATATGTTCTAACATTATCAGATTCTATCATGCTAACTTTTTTGAGAGATGTTTTTACGTGGAGCTCCATTTTATCCATGTCAATATTGTACCATTTTAAAGCCAGTAATTCTCCTTGCCTCAATCCTGTACCGAGATCAAGTAAAAATAAGGCTTTCAGTCGATTATTATTTAAGGAATCTTTAAATTTTATAATCTCATCATCTGTAAAGACTTGTATTTCTCGTTTTTGTACGTCTTTTTTACCAGGGATAGATAATCTATAACAGGGATTCTTAGCAATATAGCCCTCATCTACAGCATAATTTAAAAATTCTCTCAGTAATTTATTGAGATTTTTAATGACATTACTGCTTTTACCTGACTTGTACAATTTATTATAATATCTTTGAAGTTGTATACTTTGCAAATTGCAAATTTTAACACCATAGATATTATTATTTTTAATATAATTTCTATATATTCCTTCGTATCTTTCAAAAGTAGATGGTTTCAATTGATCTTTCATTACTTCAAATAACCACAGATGCATTAAATTTCCAAAACCTACATCTTGAAAATTTACAGCAAGTCCATTCTTTATACCATTTAAATATTCATCTTTCTTGTCTTCAGCCTCTTTTTTTGTTTTCCCATAGAATTGTTTTCGTATTACTTTTCCATTCCCGTCACGTCCTACTACGGCTGTAACTCTGTAATATTCAGAACCATTAATTTTAGTATTAGTTTTTCTTGCCATTTAAAATCCTCCTTAAACATAAAATTATACTGAAAGGAGCCTTAAAGCCCCTTTGATTAATCATTATTCTTTAAAGTGTGATAAATCTTTTTCAGTAACCTTTTCAATCGCCTATTTTTTTCAGTTAGTTTTTCTATTTTATTTTGTAGTGCTAATTCTCTGTTATTAAATTCTCCTTCCATACTTAGTTCCCCCTTGCCTTTTATTAATAATATGCCTTTTGTACAGAACATCCGTTCTAATTCGTTACTACCATATTACCATAAAATTGTTAGCATATCCACTTTTCTTAAAGTTTCCCTCACTATCTGAGAGGCCTCCTTTATTATTAAATTTAAACAGTGCACCTTTTATTGCCTATATTATAACCCGATTCTTGTTTGCGGGCAGCGTAATTTAGGACAATCGTATGTCAATATTTGAAGTTTTCCAGCATTTTAATATTTGTTTCGACATTTAATATATTGTACTATGTAATAAATGTCAAAACAAAGGTGGGAAATAATTAAAAATGATGCTTTTTATAAAACAATACAGAGAAGACAAAAATATTGATTTAAGAAGTCTTGCCATTCAAGCAAATTGTTCATATAGTTATTTAAACCAATTGGAAAACAATATAAAAAAGAATCCAGGATTAGATATACTTGTTAGAGTAGGATATGCCCTCCAGGTATGCCCTATAAGATTATTAGGAGGTTGCTATGGGGGCTACTGTAATCCTAAATGCTATTATTATAAATCTTATTATATCATACCTTAATCATGACGTCATAACGGTATGATGTTTTACCTCCATTCTTTAAAATTGGGATGAGGTGTTGTTTATGAATGAAAAGACGACAATATACTTAGAACCTGATTTGAAAAAGGCTGTTAGAATAGAGCTTGTTAGAGATGGGGAAAATCAAAGTTTGAGTAATTTAATAAACCAGTTATTATACAAATGGCTATCTGAAAAAGAAAAAAATGATTTCTAAATAAAAAATAAAGCCTAAATAATATAAAAGGCTTTATTTTTTCTAGCTTTGCTCATTGTTAGATTGTTTATCGATTAGAGCATTAAAATTAATAGGAGGTAGAACTATTGGAGGGATTTCTGCTTGAACTGTTATGTTTGTAACTAAGCTTCTTAAATATGGGAATAATATTGCTAAAGATTGTTTTATAAAGAATTTTTCATTTTCTTTGTCGTTAGGCTCCATACTAAAAATACCGCACAATGATACATTAATGGTCAGTGCATCATCTTTTTTATCAGCTATTTCTATTTTAATAGTAACTTTAGTTTTTGAATTATTTTCAGAATGTGCAGTTTCATATCCAACTTTGACCTGAAATTTTGAATTTTTTTCAGAATAATTATCGCTTCTGTTAAATGAAATATTTGGAACATATATTTTATGCAATTTTAATTTACATTTATCAGTACCAGCTTGTACATTTTCCATTATGCAGCATCCTCTTCCTTATTATAAATATAATAAACGTCATAGCTTTCAAGTTCTAATAATTTATTTAATTCTGTTGACTTAATAGTTTCAAAAAAAAGCATATTTCCAGATTGTGAAACTGCTCCTGAAAATTTTTCATTTACAGTTTCAGAATTAGTTATGCACCCGCAAAATATAGGTTCTCTAGCGTCATCGTCCAAATCATAATCATATAAGCAAACTTTTCCGATACTGCCAGGTGCATAATTGGTAACTCTTATACCATCTTCTTCATAATGTTTAATTACCTCATCATCAGTCATAGATTCTAGTTTATCTAATAATATTTTTAGCATTTCATTTTTATCCATAATTTGATCCTCCTTTTTGAACTTTTATAGAATTTTTGTCTATCAAGTTATTATTCCTAGCACATAATATAGTACAATTTGGTATTTCAGAGTTAGGGACTCCCTTATCTTCTAAAACAGATATATATCTCTGTTGCTTTGATGCTAAAAATCCAAGTGTATCACAAATATCATTAATTACCTGGCAATCAAATTTAATTTTATTTGTTTCTATGTCTATGCCTCTTTTTTTAGTATCTTCTACCTTTTTATGTCTATATTCATGGTATAAATCTCTCAAGATTTCATTATCAAAATCTAATATTTTGTTGCTATCAATAGTTATAACAGATTTTAATATTCTATAAAATTTAAAATGCTTATAATTTTTTGTCCATTTATGTGCATTAGTAATTGCTTTATTTTTATTTTTATCTATAAAAAAATATATCCCAGTGCCCAACCATTCATTATCGTTACTACTAAGATTAAAATTCTTAAATTTTAATATGCACTGAGCTCCTTCATAATCGGTTCCATGGTATCCAATAAAAGTTCTTTTTTCATTATCCATGTATATTCAATCCTATCTGAAATCATTACCAATTTATTTAAATTTATACAAACCATAACTTGTAGTTCATAAATGCTTGTCCTCAATGCTTTCTTGAATAATATAAGTCTTTTACTAATATGTTATATTTATTTTGATGTACCTATATTTATCTTATTGTGTATATATTTATCTTATTGTAACTAATATTATATATTTAAATAATGCAAATGGCAAAGTTAATATATAGCAAACTTTGCCATGAAATCGTAACCATTCTTAAAAATGCATAAAAAACAATAGCTTAGGATAGTTTTTTACTATTCTAAGCTATTATTCATCTTCATCCTCTTCAAAAAGTTCTATCATCTTTAAGATTTTCTTTCTTTTGCTCGGAGAAATGTTTTTCATTTTATCCTTTAGTTCTTCAAATTCTTGTTCTAATTTGTCTACTTCATCCATTTCAGAGGAATCTTTTTTAGTGGGGTTATATTTATCTGTAGGTTCTTTTACAGTAATGTTTTCATCTTCATCAAAAAAATCATTTACTGATACATCTAAAGCGTTAGCAAGTTTTTGGAGTGTTCTAATTGTTGGACCTGCATTTTTGCCACTCAATATATCATGCAATGTAGAATGAGCCAATCCAGATTCTTTTGCTAACTTGTATTTAGACCAACCTTTAGCATCTATTATTTTTATGATTTTATATTTATTAAACATTTTTAAACCTCTATGAAATATATTTCGTTATATCTACATAATATACAAAATATTTCGTAATGTCAAGATAATGGTGGAAATATTGAGAAAATTAGAGATATATTCACTTGATATGATTATTTAACGAAATATAAAAATTGATTATTACGTTAAATAATCGTATTATAGAAATAACGAAATATGTAGTAAAAAACGATATAAAAATTTAAGAAAGCAAGTATAAAAAGATTTAACAGGATATCGGGTGTTCGTGGATAGGTTATTGGTATCATTCCTCACTATCTATGCGTTGCACCTTCTATGGTACACAAAGATGAATTCCCATAGCTTGGCTCATAATTGTCCATGTAGGAGTTCCTATGAATTTACCCGATTCGATTTCATAAATTGCTTTATGAATGGGCAGTAAACTACCAACGACCTGAGTTGATGCATTATTTGGTGAATATCCCATCATTTTTTTAATTCCTGCTACTGGTGAAACCACTCCCTTTACCAAATTGTCATTTGTTATTTTAGTAATTTGAGTAAATGCGTTAAGTCCGTTAGGTACAGGGTTTAATTTTGGTAATGCTACTACATTATTAGCAAGAGCTGCACTCATACTTGTTATCGTAATGACTTTTTATTCATTACTTCTACATGTTGCCATGTAGCTCAGCATATTTCTTTATCCTGTTAAATCTATATAAATTTTACCATACGAAAAGTGTTATATCAATACAACGGAAGGAAGCGAAAAATATGCTAGGAGATAACATAAAAAAAATAGCTGAAAGTAAAAACATGACAATATATCAAGTTATGAAAAAAAGTAAAGTTTCAGCTGGACAACTTTATGACATTGTAAATAATAAACAAACAAACCCAACAGTAAACACAGTTAGAAAAATAGCTAAAAGCTTAGAAGTATCAATAAGCAAATTGCTGGAATCGGATGGAGTAAAGGAGGTCGTGTGATGGATGAATACGATAGTTTTTTCCGTTATATGCTACATTAATGTAATCATATTCGGACATATCCTGTATTTCTTCATCAACATACGTTAAAGGTCTCCTTTGATGTAATAAACCAGATTCAGTTATATCAGTCCATTTACCTAACAAGTTAGCATAAACACGTTTCACAGAATCACCTCCCTTACTTGAAACTATCTATAAAGATCTTAAGAGCTTCAAGTTGGGAAGGAGTTAAATCTTTTGCACTGTTTAAAAGTTCTTTGAGTTCAGAAGTAAGAACTACATGTTCTGAATCGTCATTAAAAAATTCAGGGATAGTAATATGGAATATATTACATAACTTAAATAAATTATCCATAGAACATTTCTTGGTATTATTTTCTAATCCCGAAATGAAACTTTGGTGAACATCCATTTTACACCCAAGTTCTTTGGTAGTTAATTTATTTAATTTACGTAATTCACGAATTCGACCGCCAATATCAAACATAATTAAAGACTCCCTTTATAACCTTTAGGTAATTATATAATATATTTTATTTTTACATAATTCAAGTTATATAAAAAATATTACCTATGGGTATAAAAAAGTACTTGACGTTATTACCTTAAAGTAATAAGATTATATTAAATTAATGACTAGGAGGTATTAAAAATGCTCAGAGAAATAGTTGATGAACTTACTTCCATAAGAATAAAAAACAAAATAACAATGGATGAACTTTCTTTAAGATCAGGAGTAAGTCAAAAACATATTAGCAATATAGAGAACCATAGAGCCACTCCTACAATTGAAACTTTGAATAAGATAGCCAATGGCTTAGGAGTGGACATTCAACTGAAAATTAGTAATCACATCCCACGAAATCAAAAAGAAGTAGTGTAAATACTTCATACATTAATTCTACTACCAAAAGAAGGTGAAATAAATGGTACAAGAGTACAGAAATATCTACCAAATAGCGAGGGAAAGTGCAGGTTTTACCCAAGAAAAATCATCAGAGTTAATGGACATATCTGTGGATAGCCTTAGGGCCTATGAAGGTGGCAAGAGAATACCTCCAGACAAAGTGGTTATCAAGATGATAGAAATTTACAACACACAGTATTTGGCATATCAACATCTAAAGACGAGTGCAGAGGTAGGGCAAAAGTATTTACCTCATATTGAAATCACAGATTTATCAACTGCTATTTTGAATTTACAGACACAAGTAGGAGACTACATCAATTGTGAAAAACTACTTATTAGGATTTGCTCTGACGGAAAAGTAAGCAAGGATGAAGAATGTGATTTTGAAAGAATAGCTAAAGAACTTAATGATGTGGTTGAAGCAATTTATGCTTTTAAATTTGCAAAACAAAAATCTGAATAGAAAGGAGGGACAACCATGGAAATGCCGCAGAATGTTAATTTCAAAGAAATAATTAAGGATGCTATAAAGGAAGCTTTAAATGAAATTAGCAAGCCCACGTTAACACTAGATGAATGTAAGGAGTACTCAGGGATAGGGCGGAACAAACTAATGGAGCTTGTGTACGCTGAAAATTCTGATTTTCCGTACTTTAGAAATGGCGTTAAGATTTTAGTGAATAAAAAGAAGCTAGATTTATGGTTAGAGAGAGTTGCAGAAGAAAACAGAGCTTTATAGGAAAGGAGCGAAAAACATGCTTGAAATGCCGCAGAATATAAAACAAAAGCTAAGGAATTTAAATTTAGTGTGTTTAAAGGTCAATAACTTAGAAAAGCAGCTAGAAAAGGATTTTATGAGTTTTGGTGTAAATCCAGATGTTTTAAGAGGTGTTGGAAATGCAAA
This genomic interval from Clostridium kluyveri contains the following:
- a CDS encoding helix-turn-helix domain-containing protein — translated: MLGDNIKKIAESKNMTIYQVMKKSKVSAGQLYDIVNNKQTNPTVNTVRKIAKSLEVSISKLLESDGVKEVV
- a CDS encoding helix-turn-helix domain-containing protein gives rise to the protein MFNKYKIIKIIDAKGWSKYKLAKESGLAHSTLHDILSGKNAGPTIRTLQKLANALDVSVNDFFDEDENITVKEPTDKYNPTKKDSSEMDEVDKLEQEFEELKDKMKNISPSKRKKILKMIELFEEDEDE
- a CDS encoding excisionase, with translation MEMPQNVNFKEIIKDAIKEALNEISKPTLTLDECKEYSGIGRNKLMELVYAENSDFPYFRNGVKILVNKKKLDLWLERVAEENRAL
- a CDS encoding helix-turn-helix domain-containing protein produces the protein MFDIGGRIRELRKLNKLTTKELGCKMDVHQSFISGLENNTKKCSMDNLFKLCNIFHITIPEFFNDDSEHVVLTSELKELLNSAKDLTPSQLEALKIFIDSFK
- a CDS encoding helix-turn-helix domain-containing protein, whose product is MVQEYRNIYQIARESAGFTQEKSSELMDISVDSLRAYEGGKRIPPDKVVIKMIEIYNTQYLAYQHLKTSAEVGQKYLPHIEITDLSTAILNLQTQVGDYINCEKLLIRICSDGKVSKDEECDFERIAKELNDVVEAIYAFKFAKQKSE
- a CDS encoding helix-turn-helix domain-containing protein, yielding MLREIVDELTSIRIKNKITMDELSLRSGVSQKHISNIENHRATPTIETLNKIANGLGVDIQLKISNHIPRNQKEVV
- a CDS encoding tyrosine-type recombinase/integrase yields the protein MARKTNTKINGSEYYRVTAVVGRDGNGKVIRKQFYGKTKKEAEDKKDEYLNGIKNGLAVNFQDVGFGNLMHLWLFEVMKDQLKPSTFERYEGIYRNYIKNNNIYGVKICNLQSIQLQRYYNKLYKSGKSSNVIKNLNKLLREFLNYAVDEGYIAKNPCYRLSIPGKKDVQKREIQVFTDDEIIKFKDSLNNNRLKALFLLDLGTGLRQGELLALKWYNIDMDKMELHVKTSLKKVSMIESDNVRTYKTIEQTPKSQSSIRTVPIPSKLIPALKRHKIQQKEEKLLAGDSYIDNNYVFATSTGGTIDSRNLIRAYSRALKKANIPYRNFHCLRHTYATKLFERNNRLETVQRLLGHSRSSITADIYTHVMPKQKMDTVETLNDLFV
- a CDS encoding protein-export chaperone SecB, which encodes MENVQAGTDKCKLKLHKIYVPNISFNRSDNYSEKNSKFQVKVGYETAHSENNSKTKVTIKIEIADKKDDALTINVSLCGIFSMEPNDKENEKFFIKQSLAILFPYLRSLVTNITVQAEIPPIVLPPINFNALIDKQSNNEQS
- a CDS encoding helix-turn-helix domain-containing protein; its protein translation is MMLFIKQYREDKNIDLRSLAIQANCSYSYLNQLENNIKKNPGLDILVRVGYALQVCPIRLLGGCYGGYCNPKCYYYKSYYIIP